In Balearica regulorum gibbericeps isolate bBalReg1 chromosome 2, bBalReg1.pri, whole genome shotgun sequence, one DNA window encodes the following:
- the LOC142600838 gene encoding LOW QUALITY PROTEIN: uncharacterized protein LOC142600838 (The sequence of the model RefSeq protein was modified relative to this genomic sequence to represent the inferred CDS: inserted 1 base in 1 codon; deleted 1 base in 1 codon; substituted 1 base at 1 genomic stop codon): MKGNYEAVASLGPGDTSSKPVLLPLAEDGEDLGTRTHGLPEKGAMPGHFGDAGEKIVIKTEEQQPQEEASEILALPRAPLVRLEEAVPLSREQPVPWESHAGLDGQKATGEGLGEFYKHGAAQPEVKPMVVPVEAHPAPGLPFPTEHVLGVGTAQPFALTQGMPLGEETTTKVASSQPSSEEHRPCAVGEEPRALPLGWKSVRLKRNLLARQQSQARKSNGSFICTACGKSLAHHAALLRHQRLHTGERPFQCPACGKSFNEKSNLNKHYRIHTGERPYCCPACGKGFIQKHHLQKHQRIHGVQLRGGWAGRPARASAAGERLYRCIECAESFPQKASLEEHQRRHTQQRPFQCNGCSKSFRHRQSLNHHQKVHAIASSPATSLSNRDREPKTSPCKALTQDNPYQVCSSCLARHGQLPHICAVTRFFPSPVTSGWGLLRVTGRSAEAGPRLPQRLRGLVVQLPHTRPPRPPPSSRPGCDVRFCPRFLLNPGVVLGRAPLSLLRRPTRLLTGQASPADPGASHRRLPAQVAVPASVCAPRAAARRTPGRCGKMSVTFEDVAIYFSREEWAELADWQRRLYREVMLENYQAVASLGWPVIKPEIICQMERAELPCVPDPPRTRRSHWTPVSAAGDPGTQREAGGVPEGLPAPTTLLPGMPKRGRRRRGRSTHSRPSRSRGRSSGFPRLHPLPTPCPLEKTPPTCPECNKSFKHQSALAGHVRSHTGERPFVCTDCGKCFGHKRHLLRHXYLHTGEKPFVCSHCSPHFSQKRHLVTHEHIHTGEQPFMFTHSPKSFRDQKTLTVHQCVHTSEQPFTCAHCPKTFRYKKTLTAHQDIHTGVHPFACTHCPKAFRDSSTLTAHQHIHTGMRPFACQQCPKAFRDKKTFTAHQRVHITEXPVTCTHCPKAFRDEKTLTVHQRIHTGEKPCKCSECGKTCSQKHNLKRH; the protein is encoded by the exons CAGGTGAGAAGATCGTGATCaagacagaagagcagcagccccaggaggaaGCATCTGAAATCCTGGCTCTGCCACGGGCACCCTTGGTGAGACTGGAAGAGGCGGTTCCCCTGAGCCGGGAGCAGCCGGTGCCCTGGGAGAGCCACGCTGGCTTGGACGGACAGAAGGCAACAGGAGAGGGCTTAGGGGAGTTCTACAAACATGGGGCTGCCCAGCCTGAAGTCAAGCCCATGGTGGTGCCGGTGGAAGCTCACCCTGCCCCAGGCTTGCCTTTCCCAACAGAGCACGTGCTTGGTGTGGGGACTGCCCAGCCGTTTGCCCTGACCCAGGGAATGCcgctgggagaagagaccaccACAAAGGTGGCCTCGTCGCAGCCCAGCTCGGAGGAGCATCGTCCCTGCGCCGTGGGGGAAGAGCCCCGCGCGCTCCCACTGGGATGGAAGAGCGTCCGGCTGAAGCGCAACCTCCTGGCAcggcagcagagccaggcgAGGAAGAGCAATGGCTCCTTCATCTGCACGGCCTGTGGGAAAAGCCTGGCCCACCACGCCGCGCTGCTGCGGCACCAGCGCCTGCACACGGGCGAGCGTCCCTTCCAGTGCCCTGCCTGTGGGAAGAGCTTCAACGAGAAGTCCAACCTCAACAAGCACTACCGCATCCACACCGGGGAGCGTCCCtactgctgccctgcctgcggcAAGGGTTTCATCCAGAAGCACCACCTCCAGAAGCACCAGCGCATCCACGGGGTGCAGCTGCGGGGCGGGTGGGCAGGCCGGCCCGCGCGGGCCAGCGCTGCCGGGGAGCGGCTCTACCGCTGCATCGAGTGCGCGGAGAGCTTCCCCCAGAAAGCGTCGCTGGAGGAGCACCAGCGCCGGCACACCCAACAGCGGCCCTTCCAGTGCAATGGCTGCAGCAAGAGTTTCCGGCACCGGCAGTCTCTGAACCACCACCAGAAAGTCCACGCCATTGCCAGCTCTCCTGCCACCAGCTTATCGAACCGCGACCGGGAGCCGAAGACCAGCCCCTGCAAGGCTTTGACCCAGGATAATCCGTA CCAGGTGTGCAGCTCCTGCTTGGCACGCCATGGGCAGCTACCCCACATCTGCGCCGTCACCCGCTTCTTCCCATCACCTGTGACG AGTGGCTGGGGGCTCCTCAGAGTGACGGGACGGAGTGCAGAGGCTGGGCCCAGGCTCCCACAGAGGCTGCGGGGCCTCGTGGTCCAGCTGCCCCACACACGGCCCCCTCGCCCCCCACCGTCCTCCCGGCCTGGCTGCGATG TGCGCTTCTGCCCGCGATTTCTTCTGAATCCAGGTGTTGTGCTTGGCAGGGCCCCTCTGTCCTTGCTGCGCCGGCCGACGCGGCTGCTCACGGGACAGGCCTCTCCTGCGGACCCCGGCGCATCCCACCGCCGTCTTCCCGCACAAGTAGCTGTACCTGCCTCCGTCTGCGCGCCGAGGGCC GCGGCACGCCGGACTCCAGGCCGCTGCGGCAAG ATGTCGGTGACCTTTGAGGACGTGGCCATCTACTTCTCCCGTGAGGAGTGGGCAGAGCTGGCGGACTGGCAGCGGCGGCTCTACCGGGAGGTGATGCTGGAGAACTACCAGGCGGTCGCCTCGCTGG GCTGGCCTGTGATCAAGCCAGAGATCATCTGCCAGATGGAGCGAGCAGAGCTGCCGTGTGTGCCAGACCCCCCCAGGACACGGCGGAGCCACTGGACCCCTGTCTCAG CAGCCGGTGACCCTGGGACGCagagggaggctgggggggtccccgaggggctgccagcacccaccaccctgctcccagggaTGCCCAAGCGGGGTAGGAGGCGTCGGGGGCGCTCGACCCACAGCCGGCCAAGCAGGAGCCGGGGGCGTTCCTCAGGGTTCCCTCGCCTCCACCCCTTGCCGACTCCCTGCCCGCTGGAGAAGACCCCCCCAACATGTCCTGAGTGCAACAAGAGCTTCAAGCACCAGTCAGCGTTGGCCGGCCATGTGCGGAGCCACACGGGTGAGCGGCCCTTCGTCTGCACCGACTGTGGCAAGTGCTTTGGCCACAAGCGTCACCTGCTGAGACACTGATACCTGCACACTGGTGAGAAACCCTTTGTCTGCAGCCACTGCAGCCCCCACTTCAGCCAGAAACGCCACCTGGTCACACACGAGCACATCCACACTGGGGAGCAACCCTTCATGTTCACCCACTCCCCCAAGTCCTTCAGAGACCAGAAGACCCTCACCGTCCACCAGTGTGTCCACACAAGTGAGCAACCCTTCACCTGCGCCCACTGCCCCAAGACCTTCAGGTACAAGAAGACCCTTACAGCCCACCAGGACATCCACACCGGGGTGCACCCCTTTGCCTGCACGCACTGCCCCAAGGCCTTCAGGGACAGCAGTACCCTCACTGCTCACCAGCACATCCACACAGGAATGCGCCCCTTCGCCTGCCAGCAGTGCCCCAAGGCCTTCAGGGACAAGAAGACCTTCACAGCCCACCAGCGTGTCCACATCACTG CACCTGTTACCTGCACCCACTGCCCCAAGGCCTTCAGGGACGAGAAGACCCTCACTGTCCACCAGCGCATCCACACTGGTGAGAAGCCCTGCAAGTGCAGCGAATGTGGCAAGACCTGCAGCCAGAAGCATAACCTGAAGAGGCACTAG